GCTCCATAGCAATGGACAATGTTTTTGGCTCACATAATTACAAAACAGTAAAAGTTCAGAAACAGCCTGAATCCACCTCCCTGTTTTTACCCTTTACAATTCTCATTGCCCTTTGGGCCTTAGCTTGGAAGCAAAGGGAAGACAGGCTGAAGTTTTCTCAATTGAGCTGAAGCTAAGAAACCTTTGATATGCTAATAGTCCCCTTCAAACGGTAAGAATTCACACTTGCATTAATTCAAACAATTTGTGCAGAATGATGTGAAATGGCACCTCTTTTAGAGGCAAGCAACAAAGGAAAGAATCAGAATGTCTGAAGAAACTAAACAACAGAACAGTTGTTCTGATATTCTTTCTATCATGCATAAATTTTTTGGagtggaagggaaagaaaacgAAAAGTTCTAAAACACACCTGAACTAAGTAGATTTTTCTTATGAAAGGTTTCTCAAGCATTATAAGTATACTGAAGTTGAAGTTCCAAAGTTACCTTTAGTTAGGTCAGTCCAGTCCTATCCAACTTGGAACGTTGCATAGCCACCTCAAAAACTTCTCTAATTTTTCTGTTATAGACGAGAATTGACTGTTTAGTGCCTATCTTTTAAGGCTTGCCCAGAATCAAACCTGATTTAATATGAGATATCCCAACAGGTACTTATTTACCAAACGGATGTGACTTTCTTCATTGTGCCAAGGGAGTGAGCCAAAAGTGAATTCGGAGGGACCGCTTCAAGACGAGGACACTGACTGGGAAATGAATGAACCAACTAGGTCCGTTAACCCAAGCCTCtggaaaggggaagagagaagcaTTCGCAGTGTAAAAAAAATGCagcagaaaaatcaaagaattggGGGCGGGGTGAGAAGGAGAGAGCCTCAGAACCTGGCCTTTGTAATGGGAACCAGATGGCTGGTGGCTGCGGCTCAGACGCTCCCAGGCTGCTTGGAGAAGCTGCTAAGCAGCCTGACACCTTTCAAGAAACAGGAGGAAAACATTTCCTCGGTCTAAATCTCAGACAGCCCAGTTTGCATCAGGAAGAACGCAATGAGGGGGTtaggaaagggggaaaggaggaagggggaggagtcCTAAGAAGACGAATTCCGCAGGACTTGTCCCTCCAACTGTGCTTTCTGAGGACAGACTGAACGTGGACTTAAAAGCATCGATGAAACACATACGTCCCTTAGCCTCCGCTCCGCGACAATGTGGCACTAAGTGAAGCTTCCAGCGATTTCCTCTAGCCAAACCCCATAGTTCGGCGAAAAGAACGAACTTTCCTGGTCCCAAGCGAAGGACTCACGCAAGCGTCCCTCCACAATGCGGAGGCGCTTCCGTCATTTGGCTCGTGCTCGTCCCTCCCTCCGAGGGTCGCCAATCTAAGGGCCCCGCCGGTTATCCCGGGGGTCTCACCTTTTCTCCCGCTCCTCCCGCTCCTTTCTCTGGCTGAGGTTCCCAAGCTGGCACCCCATCCTACAAACCAGTTTCCCCAAGGCTCCCAACCCCAAAGACATCCCTGGGGCCCCCGACCGTAACTTCTCCCAAGGCCCTACGCGGCCCGCTGCTGCCCTCTCACTGCGGGTGCGGGAGGCTCCCTGCCCTCTCCATGGCCCGCAAGGTCCTCGGCCCCGCCAGGCTTCCCTGGCAGCCGCAACCCTTTTCTAATCGTTGCCAGCCCCCGCGCCGGCGCGGCCACATCTGGCTGCGCTTTGCTGTCATCCTCACCTCTCCACACTACCTAACCACAGACGAGAGGAAACAATCCGCAACAACTCGCacaagccccccccccccccccgcatcctgCTCCGGCCACTTCCCGCGAACTCTCTCCCAGCGCTCAGCCTCCCCGCTCCACTTCCAGCCCGGGACGGGTCTCCTGGTGGGCGGGGGTCTGGAGGGAGGCCGCTGCGCGCTGCACGCTTCCCGCCTGGCCTGAGAACCGCCGCACCCGGAGCGGAGCAGCCGCGCCAAGGACGCGCCTTCCACTCCCTTCCCTAACCCGCAGAGTGAGGATGAGCGGCGCATTCCGACCCCAagcttttaagaaattaaaaaaaaaaaatccatggttTTGGTAGGTGTATCCAACAACACActctcccccgcccccccacccccgttgTCCCCAGCTACAGGACTGGTGACTCGAGGGCGTTCCGATCGCTCCCGAAACCCAGCCGGGCAGACTGGACCACGCGGAGTTCTGCGTATCGATTTCTgcgggggaggagaaaggagggggcTAGCCGCGAGCGCGGGTCTGTCCCCGGCCCCgccgcacacacacaaacagccgAGCCCTCAACTAAGCCGAGGCTCTCTCCACCTCCAACATCCACCCCCGGGCAGGAGGCGCAAAGCAAACAGGTCTCCGAAGCCGGGCACAGAGGCACATTGTTCGCTCTTACCTCGGTCTGCGAGCGCGCCCCAGGGGAGGGCCGTCTGGCGCGGGGGCCGCGCAAGGAGAGGCGCAGAGGGCCGCGGCCACCGGCCGAGGGCCAAAGCTGGCCGCGAGCGGGTGGCCGGCTGCCTAGTCCGCTCGGGAGGCAGCGTCGCGGCTCGCCGGCCGGACCTGGCGCCGCAGCTCGGCGCGTACTCCTGCTCGGCCGCTGCCGCCGCCTCCAGCCGAGCAGCCAGCGCCGGGCGGCTCCGGGGGTTAAGTCAACATTTTCCCGCAGTTTCCCACACGCCGCTCCGCGAGAGGGGTCAGCCACACGCGCGCGCGCACCCCCAGAGCGCACGCTCCCTTCAGGGATTCGGGGATCAGAGCGAAAGGGGTGGTGGAGGCAAAAGCCTGACAGAGGTGCGCAGACTTGGGAGTCCCCTCAAAGCGGCGGGAGGGGCTGGCGGGCCGACGCCGGCGGCGCCAGGCCAACTCAGTTTGTCACCAGAAGCCACTCAGTCCGCCGTCCGCGCCGGGCGGACTGGCATCCCTCGTTCCGACCCTGCGGCCTGGGGCAAGACACAGCGGCCCCTCCTCACATTTCGGATCTCCTGGCCGAGGTGGAGCGGTGGTCGCTGCTCCACGAAAGGCTGAAGGCGAGGACTAGGGCTCGGGAAGCAAGGAGGAGCGGGGAAAGAGTCACGTCACGCACGGCGACGGAGGGAAGATGCCCCCCAACAATCCCAAACAATCCTCCGGTAAGCTGCCGATTTCGCTCCGGCACCTCTGCGTGTGTGTGAGCCGAAAgagtgagaggggagagagagcagagagagggagcggagagagagagagactggggagTGCTAAGTCCTGACACAGACTCTCAGAGAGGTCTGAACTGGAGTCAcctccagcctcctcctcctcctccccaaatCCCCACCTTCACCCCCCTCCACCTCCGAGTTCTGCTA
The sequence above is a segment of the Castor canadensis chromosome 7, mCasCan1.hap1v2, whole genome shotgun sequence genome. Coding sequences within it:
- the LOC141424876 gene encoding uncharacterized protein is translated as MVLVGVSNNTLSPAPPPPLSPATGLVTRGRSDRSRNPAGQTGPRGVLRIDFCGGGERRGLAASAGLSPEAQSKQVSEAGHRGTLFALTSVCERAPGEGRLARGPRKERRRGPRPPAEGQSWPRAGGRLPSPLGRQRRGSPAGPGAAARRVLLLGRCRRLQPSSQRRAAPGVKSTFSRSFPHAAPREGSATRARAPPERTLPSGIRGSERKGWWRQKPDRGAQTWESPQSGGRGWRADAGGARPTQFVTRSHSVRRPRRADWHPSFRPCGLGQDTAAPPHISDLLAEVERWSLLHERLKARTRAREARRSGERVTSRTATEGRCPPTIPNNPPMKKMKCSKVKYLIQNTQTLSHRPKTSTQTCCSSKVHDLESCL